One genomic window of Etheostoma spectabile isolate EspeVRDwgs_2016 chromosome 5, UIUC_Espe_1.0, whole genome shotgun sequence includes the following:
- the LOC116689311 gene encoding homeobox protein cut-like 2, whose translation MVAPVLKSFQAQVVALNKRSKEAESAFLGIYKQLIEAPDPAPLLEASHTLEERLQHLHSLAPDGEALLREISGHWKKHLECLEKTEPSEDGPAVSGAAVTEEAPESSSPASVMTPNSTPAPGAPGSPQQNYQDPAEDRGEEEESANAGLADRLSEAEEKIKVLHSSLNTAQTELLDLRCKYNQEMTNKAAEVETIMASLDKANQRAEKAQREVDRLKEQLATGNCHPAEGTSREKNEKGEVLPLQLEAALLAKDREILRLLENIQRLQFTLQEFQETSANQILELERQLAYKTETIERLEAKLQSQMDYEEIKTELSILKVMKLASANGSSTQDSAKAAEAILLDKEAFLPSHKYLVDKARILQSIDDDQSEDVGREIGRPPCSLSSSSHADGRASPSPGPPTLDGSSSSHDQPRPFSESPSSGDRLSGDHILHKQLLSPHFKKEGLMAFPTALYAAKVALMSATHGSVGASSVDAGLTSDQSESGSSTAGDEDQLDTAEIAFQVKEQLLKHNIGQRVFGHYVLGLSQGSVSEILARPKPWRKLTVKGKEPFIKMKQFLSDEQNILALRTIQVRQRGSITPRIRTPETGSDDAIRNILEQAKKEIQSQRGGDGKSSLNSSSGRSSNGAGSSSDETIKNILDQARREMEAQQHTLMEMDVCGRAPMVSSGGQVERLGPPERSRGLPLPISIKQEEGGCVTVCMANSISSPQTPLSVLSPAAFVQNIIRKVKSEIGEVGTYFDQHWSQERGSMVLSGGGSSLPFNSVSPSLSSSSSGPSALPRPWPRLENGEYLPNSEEASAAEDELGLGLGRPLEVKVESDTSVSGESPGPGPGRLSYYPAYIPRALKPTVPPLTPEQYEMYMYREVDTIELTRQVKEKLAKNGICQRIFGEKVLGLSQGSVSDMLSRPKPWSKLTQKGREPFIRMQLWLLDQLGQSLSQPPNHSHTLDKSPVTAQSSPSPPPSPAESHPSPLVEPVSHSLESSKENQQPESLGLGLPPHPAGGKSTPSLMALHQPTNPLGIQELVAMSSELDTYAITKKVKEVLTDNNLGQRLFGETILGLTQGSVSDLLSRPKPWHKLSLKGREPFVRMQLWLNDPHNVDKLRAMKKMEKKAYLKRRYGLLSTGSDSDSPSTRSECVSPALASLDLCPYNQVKKPRVVLGAEEKESLRKAYLLEPYPSQNTIEILASQLKLKTNTVINWFHNYRSRMRREVLMEGLPDNDTDAEHHSYSPSVTRSPHSDGEERRLQQPSGFIHSSLPLSANTALPHVKQEAMDREDEGEEGRDGSMKQSRVQCFSTAVQFPQLKSEHEDSIASCREPHLAGQSLRQEEGLSSQAQGLYPGPVAIDGPQRTNQSRHEGEESGKSPVDPVSFKASSEPCRSSLEVSLNSPSAASSPGLMMSVSPVPSSSAPISPSLPNPPSTSTSHSLDPNQLPPFQSPKLNRSSQRRNEKMANLNNIIHRLERAANREETLEWEF comes from the exons GTGGTTGCTCTGAACAAGCGCAGCAAGGAGGCCGAGTCTGCATTCCTGGGAATCTACAAACAGCTTATCGAGGCCCCAG ATCCAGCACCCTTGCTGGAAGCCTCACACACCCTGGAGGAAAGACTGCAGCACCTTCACAGTTTGGCCCCAGACGGCGAGGCCCTGCTACGAGAGATCAGCGGGCACTGGAAGAAACACCTGGAGTGCCTTGAAAAGACAG AGCCCTCAGAGGACGGCCCAGCAGTCTCAGGGGCAGCGGTGACAGAGGAGGCCCCAGAATCCAGCTCTCCAGCCTCCGTGATGACGCCCAACAGCACACCGGCTCCCGGGGCCCCAGGCTCCCCGCAGCAGAACTACCAGGACCCAGCTGAGGACCGAGG ggaggaggaggagagtgcCAATGCTGGTTTGGCTGACAGACTATCAGAGGCCGAGGAGAAGATCAAGGTTCTGCATTCAT CTCTGAACACTGCACAGacagagctgctggacctgCGGTGTAAATACAACCAGGAGATGACCAACAA ggCAGCGGAGGTTGAGACCATCATGGCGAGTCTCGACAAAGCAAACCAG AGAGCGGAAAAGGCCCAGAGGGAAGTGGACAGGCTAAAGGAGCAGTTAGCCACAGGGAACTGCCATCCAGCAGAGGGCACTAGCAGG GAGAAGAACGAGAAGGGCGAGGTGTTGCCCTTGCAGCTAGAGGCCGCCCTGCTGGCTAAAGACCGCGAAATCCTCCGTCTTCTGGAGAACATTCAGCGGCTGCAGTTCACGTTACAGGAATTTCAAGAGACCTCGGCCAATCAGATCCTAGAGCTGGAGCGCCAGCTTGCCTATAAAACAGAAACTATCGAG AGATTAGAAGCTAAACTGCAATCCCAGATGGACTATGAAGAGATTAAAACTGAACTCAG TATCCTCAAGGTAATGAAGCTGGCTTCAGCAAACGGCAGCTCGACCCAG GATTCTGCCAAGGCTGCAGAGGCTATTTTGCTGGATAAAGAGGCCTTTCTTCCATCTCACAAATACCTGGTGGATAAGGCCCGCATTTTGCAGAGCATTG ATGATGACCAGTCTGAGGATGTAGGTAGGGAGATTGGCAGGCCGCCCTGCTCCCTCTCGTCGTCCTCTCATGCGGATGGCCGGGCCTCCCCCAGCCCCGGTCCCCCCACCCTGGACGGCTCCTCCTCCAGCCACGATCAACCCCGGCCATTTTCTGAGTCACCGAGCTCTGGCGACAGACTGTCAGGAGACCACATCCTTCACAAGCAGCTTCTCTCCCCACACTTTAAAAAGGAGGGCCTCATGGCTTTTCCCACTGCCCTCTATGCAGCCAAAGTGGCCCTTATGTCAGCAACCCATGGGTCCGTGGGGGCGAGCAGCGTCGACGCTGGCTTGACCAGCGACCAGTCCGAAAGCGGCAGCTCGACTGCAGGAGACGAGGACCAACTGGACACGGCCGAGATCGCCTTCCAGGTGAAGGAGCAGCTGCTGAAGCATAACATTGGCCAGCGGGTGTTTGGCCACTATGTGCTGGGTCTCTCCCAGGGCTCGGTCAGTGAGATCCTGGCAAGACCCAAACCCTGGAGGAAGCTGACTGTGAAAGGCAAAGAACCTTTCATTAAGATGAAGCAGTTCCTCTCTGATGAACAGAACATCCTCGCACTAAGGACCATCCAGGTCCGCCAGAGAG GGAGCATCACTCCGCGCATCCGAACTCCTGAAACTGGGTCAGACGACGCCATTAGGAATATCCTGGAGCAGGCCAAGAAGGAGATCCAGTCCCAGAGGGGAG gtGATGGCAAGTCGTCTCTGAACAGCTCATCAGGCAGAAGCAGTAACGGCGCAGGCAGCAGCTCTGACGAAACCATAAAGAACATCCTCGATCAGGCCAGGAGGGAGATGGAGGCCCAGCAGCACACCCTGATGGAGATGGACGTTTGTGGGAGGGCCCCGATGGTCAGCTCAGGAGGTCAGGTAGAGCGTCTGGGGCCCCCAGAACGCTCCAGGGGCCTACCTTTACCCATCTCCATCAAACAAGAGGAGGGAGGCTGCGTTACAGTATGCATGGCCAACTCTATCAGCAGCCCCCAGACGCCCCTCAGTGTCCTCTCCCCGGCTGCATTTGTCCAGAACATAATCCGCAAAGTCAAATCAGAGATCGGCGAAGTGGGCACTTACTTCGACCAGCACTGGTCTCAGGAGCGGGGGTCAATGGTGCTCAGCGGCGGAGGTAGCTCTCTGCCCTTCAATTCAGTCTCTCCCTCcttgtcttcctcctcctccggGCCCTCGGCGTTACCCCGGCCCTGGCCCCGCCTGGAGAACGGCGAATATCTGCCCAACAGCGAGGAGGCCTCTGCTGCCGAGGACGAGCTGGGGCTGGGGCTGGGCCGGCCATTGGAGGTCAAAGTGGAGTCAGACACATCGGTAAGTGGAGAGTCTCCTGGCCCCGGCCCCGGAAGGCTTTCCTACTATCCAGCGTACATCCCCCGCGCCCTCAAGCCCACCGTGCCACCGCTGACTCCAGAGCAGTACGAGATGTACATGTACCGAGAGGTGGACACCATTGAGCTGACAAGGCAGGTGAAGGAGAAGCTGGCAAAGAACGGCATCTGTCAGAGGATCTTTGGAGAAAAG GTGCTGGGACTTTCTCAGGGGAGCGTAAGCGACATGCTGTCTCGGCCCAAACCCTGGAGCAAGCTGACCCAGAAAGGCAGGGAGCCCTTCATCCGCATGCAGCTATGGCTACTGGACCAGCTAGGCCAGAGCCTCAGCCAGCCCCCGAACCACAGCCACACTCTGG ATAAAAGCCCTGTGACGGCCCAGTCCTCGCCCTCCCCGCCTCCTAGCCCAGCGGAGAGCCACCCAAGTCCACTGGTTGAGCCTGTCAGCCACTCCCTGGAGAGCAGCAAGGAGAACCAGCAGCCTGAGAGCCTGGGCCTGGGGTTGCCCCCCCACCCAGCGGGAGGGAAATCCACTCCCAGCCTCATGGCCCTGCATCAGCCCACAAACCCACTGGGTATCCAGGAGCTGGTGGCCATGTCGTCGGAGCTAGACACTTACGCCATCACCAAGAAGGTCAAGGAGGTGCTAACTGACAACAACCTAG GCCAGCGTCTTTTCGGGGAGACCATCCTGGGCCTGACTCAAGGCTCGGTGTCTGACCTGCTCTCCAGGCCCAAACCGTGGCACAAACTCAGCCTGAAAGGCAGGGAGCCGTTTGTCCGCATGCAGCTGTGGCTCAATGATCCTCACAATGTAGACAAGCTGAGGGCCATGAAGAAGATGGAAAAGAAAG CCTATCTGAAAAGGCGGTACGGGCTGCTGAGCACCGGCTCAGACAGTGACTCGCCTAGCACTCGTTCTGAGTGTGTGAGTCCGGCCTTGGCCTCGCTGGACCTGTGCCCCTACAACCAGGTGAAGAAGCCTCGGGTGGTGCTGGGAGCTGAAGAGAAAGAATCTCTGAGGAAGGCCTACCTCCTGGAGCCCTACCCCTCTCAGAACACCATTGAGATACTGGCCTCCCAGCTCAAACTCAAAACCAACACTGTCATCAACTGGTTCCACAACTACAG gtCCCGGATGCGACGGGAGGTGCTGATGGAGGGTCTGCCAGACAATGACACAGATGCTGAGCACCACAGCTACTCCCCCTCAGTGACGCGGAGCCCCCACTCtgatggagaggagaggaggctgCAGCAGCCCTCAGGATTCATCCACTCCAGCCTTCCTCTCAGCGCCAACACCGCACTGCCTCATGTCAAACAGGAGGCAATGGACAGGGAAGACGAGGGGGAGGAAGGAAGGGATGGCTCCATGAAACAGTCGAGGGTTCAGTGTTTCTCCACAGCCGTACAGTTCCCGCAGTTGAAAAGCGAGCATGAGGATTCCATCGCTAGCTGCCGCGAGCCCCACTTGGCTGGCCAGAGCCTGAGGCAGGAAGAGGGGTTGAGCAGCCAGGCTCAGGGGCTCTACCCTGGCCCAGTTGCCATAGACGGTCCGCAGAGAACCAACCAGTCCAGGCACGAGGGGGAAGAATCCGGAAAGTCACCTGTTGACCCTGTCAGCTTCAAGGCTTCATCAGAGCCCTGCCGCAGCAGCTTGGAGGTCTCCCTCAACTCCCCCTCTGCTGCATCCTCACCCGGCCTCATGATGTCAGTCTCCCCTgtcccctcctcctctgctcccaTTTCGCCCTCGCTGCCCAATCCGCCCTCAACAAGCACCAGTCACAGCCTGGATCCTAACCAGCTCCCTCCTTTCCAAAGCCCCAAACTCAACAGAAGCTCTCAGAGACGCAATGAGAAAATGGCCAACCTCAATAACATCATCCACAGGTTAGAAAGAGCAGCCAATCGAGAGGAAACACTCGAATGGGAGTTTTAA